From Candidatus Dadabacteria bacterium, the proteins below share one genomic window:
- a CDS encoding succinate dehydrogenase: protein MANGTASKALTMRKDVWWVEPLITGVVLGAFGIYSTWRALSNQFFYTEPYLSPFYSPLLLFDWWPASPAILILWAPLGFRATCYYYRKAYYRAYFFSPPGCAVKPVGKRGSYTGESSFPFILQNIHRFFLYASIVILLFLWIDSYEAFFFHDGAGVGVGTIVLTANAFLLTMYSFSCHSFRHLMGGNLDVFSKCPTRFRLWGAISVQNEVHMKWAWTSLVFVALTDLYVFLVANGTITDLRLI from the coding sequence ATGGCTAACGGTACGGCGAGCAAGGCGCTCACCATGAGAAAGGATGTGTGGTGGGTGGAGCCTCTCATAACCGGGGTGGTACTTGGGGCTTTTGGAATCTACTCCACGTGGAGGGCTCTTTCGAACCAGTTTTTCTACACCGAGCCCTATCTCTCGCCTTTTTATTCCCCGCTTCTGCTTTTTGACTGGTGGCCGGCTTCCCCGGCAATACTTATTCTCTGGGCGCCGCTTGGATTCCGAGCGACCTGCTATTACTACAGAAAAGCATACTACCGGGCGTATTTCTTCTCGCCTCCGGGCTGCGCGGTAAAACCGGTCGGCAAAAGGGGTTCCTACACCGGAGAGTCGAGCTTTCCGTTCATCCTGCAGAACATCCACAGGTTTTTTCTCTACGCCTCTATCGTCATTCTGCTGTTTTTGTGGATTGACTCGTACGAAGCCTTTTTCTTCCATGACGGGGCCGGAGTGGGCGTCGGGACCATAGTTCTTACCGCAAACGCGTTCCTGCTTACCATGTATTCGTTTTCCTGCCACTCGTTTCGCCACCTGATGGGAGGGAATCTAGACGTGTTCTCAAAGTGTCCGACCCGCTTTCGCCTCTGGGGCGCCATAAGCGTCCAGAACGAAGTACATATGAAATGGGCGTGGACAAGCCTTGTTTTCGTGGCTCTCACGGACCTTTACGTGTTTCTGGTAGCGAACGGAACAATCACTGATCTGAGGTTGATATAG